CGCTGCTGATGAAGGCCCGCGACTGACCATGTCCGTGGGCACGCCGTTGCTAGGGTGACCCAATGCCCGACGCCCGGCCTGCTCGAGCCGACACCGAGACGATCTACCTGGTCTCCACCAGTGGGTTCCCCAACTACGGCGACGAGGCCAGCACAGCCGCGTGGCTGCGCTTCCTCGCCACCGCCCGTCCCGACGCCGACGTCTGGCTGGACTGCAACGACCCCGGCCTGAGCGCCGTGCTCTTCGACGGCTTGAACCCCCGGCTGCGCGTGACCGACATGGTCTGGCGGCTGGCGCGCGAGACCGCCGAGATGACAGCCGAGGAGGGCGACCGCCACGTCGACGTCCGCCTGCGCGACTTGGGCAGCCCCCGCTTCGATCTCGGGCTCCTCGCCCTGCGCGAGGCCTCGACCTACCACGTGGTCGGCGGTGGCTACGTCAACGACCTGTGGCCCCACCACCTGCAGCTGCTCCGCGCCGGGCTCCGGCTCAAGGAGCTGAGCGGGGCCCGCCTGGTGGCCACGGGCATCGGGCTCACCCCGTTGACGCGACCGGACGAGCTGAAGGAGGTCTTCGCCGCCTTCGACCACGCCACGGCGCGCGACGCGCCGAGCGCCGAGGCCGCCGGCATCGCTCTCAGCAGCGACGACTCGCTGCTCGGCCTCGACCAGGTGACCGGCTTCAAGCGGGGCGGTCACACCGGGGGAGGAGCACGCGGCGACGTGTGGGTCTGCCTCCAGAGCGACCGCATCTCCGGCGAGGACCTCGAGACCGCCGTCGCGGCGGTCCGCGAGCTGCTCGCCGGCCCGCGCTTCGCGGGACGCACGGTCCGCTACCTCGAGGCCATCCCCGGGGTGGACCGGATCGCCTTCGACAAGCTCGCGGACCTGATCCCCGAGGAGAACTTCGTCCCGTTCGTCGACCTGTGGCGCAACGGCTTCCCGGGCGGGCAGGACCAGACCTGGGTGACCTCGCGCTTCCACCTGCACCTGCTGGCCGCTGCCACCGGCGCCGAGGGCGTCGTGGTCGAGCCCGACGAGCAGTACTACCGGCCGCTGCACGCCTCGTTGCTGGAGGCCGGCACGGGGTGGGCGGTGTCGCCCGCGAGCAGCCCGAGCCTGCCCGAGCCCTCGGTCTCGGCGCGGTTCCGCGGCGTCGCCGCCGCCGCCCACGAGGCCAAGCGGGCCGAGGCGGGCGCGCTCTACTCCTGAGGCTCCTGAGGCTCCTGAGGCTCCTGAGGCTCCTGAGGCTCCTGCTGCCTGCCGGGGCCGCGCTTCGCGCCGCCCCGCTTCGGCGGCGCCGGCTGCCAGGTCGCGACGATGCGGCACACGTAGGGGTCCTCGGTCTCCCGCACGGCGAGCCCGGTGCCCTGCTCCTTGTGCAGCACGCGGCCGCCGGCCCGCTCGATCTGGCGCACCACCGTGCGTGGGCGCAGGTAGCGGCGGTTGTGGTTGCCGAACAGCTTGGGCCGGTGCCGGTCCTCCGGGGTGCGGAACTCCAGGAAGAGCAGCCCGCCCCGGCGCAACGACATCGAGGCGAGCCGCATCACGTTGATGCGGCCCCAGAAGTCGAGGGCGTGCAGGGTGAAGCGGGCGTAGACGTCCGGGGTCTCCTCCATGCGGCTGATCTCGGCGCCGAAGGCCAGCACCGCCCGGGTGTCGTAGAGGTTGAGCGTGCGGAACGACGCGTCCAGCCCCTCGCGCTTGGAGTGGTTGTTTGCGCGCAGCACGGGGGAGAAGCCGTAGTCGACACCCGTCACGGTGCGCGTCCGACCGCCCTGGCCCTCGCCCGAGGCGAAGTAGTGCGCGTCGCGCCCGGTGCCGCACCCGACGTCGATCAGCGGCCGGTCGGTCGGGTAGGTCGCCGCCACCCACTCGGCGAACGGCGACGGGGTCCGCAGGTGGCGCTGCGGGTAGCTGTTGTAGAAGACGTCCCAGTGCTTGCGGTGGGTCTTGAGGCCGCCGAACCAGCCGCCGAGCCGCCGTGACAGCCACTGCGGGGTCTCGTACTTGAACGAGGGGTCGGGGACCCGCCAGCTCTCGCCGTACGTCGCCGCCAGCAGCTCCTCGGACCGGGCCGGGGCCGGCAGCATGCGGCCCATGAGCTCGACCGGGCGCAGCGGGAGGATGGTCTCGACCGGCAGCCGGAAGCCGGTGTCGGAGGGCATGTAGAGCACGCCCTCGACCCAGTGGGCGGTGAAGACGTCGACGTAGCGCGTGCTGCCGTCCTGCATGAGCAGGCGGACGTTGAGCCGGACGCCGGAGCCGCGCCGGACCGTCCAGCCCGCCTCGCGCAGGGCGCGCTCGACGCGGAAGCCCTCCCGCACGACGTCGACGGGGAAGGGCTCCTGGCTGACGTAGGCGAGGTCGACGTCGTTGTCGTGGCCGATGAGCCGGCCGTTGCGCACGGCGCCGAGCAGGGTGCCGTAGCTGATGAAGGCGGGCACGCCCGCCACGGTCTCCAGGTCCTCGATGAGACGCTCCACGGCGTCCATGAGCTCGTCGATGTCGGAGCCCGCCTCGGCGCTCAGCGGGCGGATCAGCCGGCCCCACTTGTCGAGGGTGAGGGGCTGGCCCTTCTTGTCGGTGATGCTGACCTCGCGGTCGGTCTCGCCGGCGAACACGTGGTGGGTCGAGGCGACCTCGTCGCCGGAGACGTGCGAGCGCACCAGCACGTCGGCGTGACCGCGCAGCAGCCGCCGCAGCGCCTTCGGCCAGGGGGCGTTCAGCCGACCGTCGCGGCGCTCCATGTCGCGGGAGGGCTGGAACGACCAGGCGTGCAGGCCGTTGAGCACGACGTCGTACGTCGCCTCCGGGTCCAGCTCGGCGTCGACGCCCAGCGTCTCGTCGTCGACGACCAGGGAGGCGCTCATCGACGCCCCCGACCCGCGAAGCGGTGGCGGGCGCGCGACACGAGCCCGGCGGCACGACGGGGGACCGACCGTGCCCCGGCCCGGCGCCGTAGCCGCTGCTGGGCCAGCGTGAGCCGGCGGACGTCGCGGATCATGCGCTCCATGGCCACCGCGGCCACCTCCACGAGCTCGGCGTCGCTGACCTCCGAGGGGCGGGCCAGGTCCGGCTCGTCCGCCGGCTGGAGGTCGTCGAGGTCGCCGGCGAGAGGGTAGCCACCGTCCCGGACGGCCGCCACGGCCGCCGCCGAGGCCTCGGCCAGGGCCGCGCGGTGGTCCTCGCGCAGCCCGAGGCGCGGCCCACGCTGGGGCACGAGCACGTCGTGGGCGAAGTAGCCCCGCACCCAGCGGTGGCGCTCGGGACCCTTGCGCAGCGGTCCCGTGAGGTGGGGCTTGACCCGCTGCAGCAGCGCCGCCTGGGGGGCGCCGAGCGACTCGTTGGGGTGCGCGGTCTCCATGTCGAAGCCGGTGGTGTCGAGGCCGAGGACCTGGGTCCACCGGTCCCAGAGCAGGTTGCGCGCTGCCCCGGGCGGCGGCACGGTAATGACGTGGAGCCGGTGCGGGGGCACCGCCTGGCTCCACTCGGCGAGCACCGTCGGGACGTCCTGCGAGCGCCAGCCCCACGCGCCCCGCACCCGGCGGGCCAGCACCTCGTCCATGTAGTCGTCGACGCTGAGGTCGGAGTTCATCTTCAGCGCCTCCTGCCACACCGCCGGGAACTGGCGGACGTAGTCGCGCAGCACCACGACGACGTGCACCTCGCCCTCGAGCGAGGCGACCAGGTCCTGCGCCTGCGCGCCGGTCGTCATGCTGAGGAACTCGTGGCTGAGCAGGCCGTCACCGGAGAAGCCGTTCAGCTCGCGGCGCAGCTCGTCCCAGGTGTCCGCGTGCGGGCCGAGGGCCTCGCGCGAGGTGCCGCGGATGGCCTGGCTGGCGTGGTAGTGGTCCATGCGCTTGGAACCGGGGTAGAGGAAGCCGCGGGACCGCAGCAGCCCCCGGTTCTGCCACATGGTGGTCTGCAGGAAGGTCGACCCCGCCTTGGGCAGACCGACGTGGACGAAGACCCGCCGAGCCATTGCTTCCCCTTCACTGGTTTCCGTCGTTGCGCCGTGGTGCACGACCGGACTGGTGCTGCTCAGAGCGCGTCGGAGTACTTCTTCAGCACCGCGTCGACGCGCTCCTGGTCACGCTGTGACAGCGGCAGCAGCAGCTCCTGCACGACGTCGGTGACCTCGGCCAGCCGGCGGTTCAGCCGACGGGCCTCCTGCATCTCCTTCTCGAGCTCGGCCACCCGACGGCGCAGGTCGTCGACGCGCGCCTCGCTCACGGGCAGGGCCTTGCGGCGGAAGGCGACGAGGCGTCGTCGGGTGCGTCCTGGCCTGGCCTGCGCCCGGTTCGTCATCTGGTGTTCACCTGTCGGTCGAGGGGAGCCATACGGTAACGCGTCACGGGCCTGCGATCCGGGGCGCGGCACGCACGATAGCCTCATCGGACCCAACGCCCCGGCGACCGCCGGGGGTGCCGGGCCCTCGTGGGTCCCAGGGTCCGAGGGAAGGACACGCACGTGATCGGGATGGTGCTGGCTGCCGGGGCCGGGCGGCGACTGCGCCCCTACACGGACACGCTGCCCAAGGCGCTGGTGCCGGTGGACGGCGAGACCACCAT
This DNA window, taken from Nocardioides sp. HDW12B, encodes the following:
- a CDS encoding class I SAM-dependent methyltransferase, translated to MSASLVVDDETLGVDAELDPEATYDVVLNGLHAWSFQPSRDMERRDGRLNAPWPKALRRLLRGHADVLVRSHVSGDEVASTHHVFAGETDREVSITDKKGQPLTLDKWGRLIRPLSAEAGSDIDELMDAVERLIEDLETVAGVPAFISYGTLLGAVRNGRLIGHDNDVDLAYVSQEPFPVDVVREGFRVERALREAGWTVRRGSGVRLNVRLLMQDGSTRYVDVFTAHWVEGVLYMPSDTGFRLPVETILPLRPVELMGRMLPAPARSEELLAATYGESWRVPDPSFKYETPQWLSRRLGGWFGGLKTHRKHWDVFYNSYPQRHLRTPSPFAEWVAATYPTDRPLIDVGCGTGRDAHYFASGEGQGGRTRTVTGVDYGFSPVLRANNHSKREGLDASFRTLNLYDTRAVLAFGAEISRMEETPDVYARFTLHALDFWGRINVMRLASMSLRRGGLLFLEFRTPEDRHRPKLFGNHNRRYLRPRTVVRQIERAGGRVLHKEQGTGLAVRETEDPYVCRIVATWQPAPPKRGGAKRGPGRQQEPQEPQEPQEPQEPQE
- a CDS encoding DUF6752 domain-containing protein, which gives rise to MTNRAQARPGRTRRRLVAFRRKALPVSEARVDDLRRRVAELEKEMQEARRLNRRLAEVTDVVQELLLPLSQRDQERVDAVLKKYSDAL
- a CDS encoding polysaccharide pyruvyl transferase family protein — protein: MPDARPARADTETIYLVSTSGFPNYGDEASTAAWLRFLATARPDADVWLDCNDPGLSAVLFDGLNPRLRVTDMVWRLARETAEMTAEEGDRHVDVRLRDLGSPRFDLGLLALREASTYHVVGGGYVNDLWPHHLQLLRAGLRLKELSGARLVATGIGLTPLTRPDELKEVFAAFDHATARDAPSAEAAGIALSSDDSLLGLDQVTGFKRGGHTGGGARGDVWVCLQSDRISGEDLETAVAAVRELLAGPRFAGRTVRYLEAIPGVDRIAFDKLADLIPEENFVPFVDLWRNGFPGGQDQTWVTSRFHLHLLAAATGAEGVVVEPDEQYYRPLHASLLEAGTGWAVSPASSPSLPEPSVSARFRGVAAAAHEAKRAEAGALYS